AGGAATTTTGGAccactcttctttgcagaatTCTTTTAATTCAGCAACATTGGATGGTTTTCGAGCATAAATGGCTTGTTTAAGTTCATGCCACAGCATCTCAAGCCGATTTAAGTCCGGACTTTGACTACGCGACTCcaaaacattcattttgttttttttgagccATTCAGAGGTGGACATGCTGGTGCGCTTGAGCATGATGTCACAAACTGATGGCCGGACATTCTCCTTCACACTAACGCCATCATGTTTGACTGTTgttatgatgttgtttttatgaaatgctgtTTTAGTTTTACGCCAGACTGAACAGTACCCAACTCTTCCAAAAAGTTTGGGGATCATCAATAGGTTTTTTGGCAAATGTATCATGAACACTGACCGTAACTGAGGCAAGTGAGGCCTGCAGTTCCTTAGATGTTGTTCTGGGGTCTTTTATGACCTCCTGGAGGTGTCGTCGATGTGCTCTTGGAGTAATTTTAGTAGGCTGGCCACTCCTGGTAAGGTTCACCACTGTTCCAAGTCTTCTCCATATGTGGATAATGTCTCTCACCGTGGTTCACTGAAGTCCCAAAGCCTTAGAAATGGCTGTGTAACTTTCCAGACTGATACATGTCAATtactttgtttctcatctgtttttgtatttactctggttatctttgtctaatattaaaatttgtttgatgatctgaaacatttaagtgtgacaaatatgcaaaaaaataaGACACCCagaagggggcaaatactttttcacagcactgtacatGTTCTTGGAATTGACCTTAAAAGTCTTGTACCTTTGCTTTCTGAAGAAAGACCACCAACTCTCGATTCGTTGGTTTGCCGTTGAGGTGCCATACATGTGACTGAGGGATCCTGCAAAGTCATCTGTATGCTGAGATCTTAATGCACAATGCATTGCTGCCATAGTGCCATTTTCAGTTCCACAGTCTGTGCGAAGGCGGGCTGGGAGTTGTCCAAACTCAGATACACACTGCATATAATACTGTGCTATGATCCCTGGATCGTTATTAGTGCTGCCACTCATGAGCCACATTACTTTCCTTGAGAAGCCATCAATGCAGCCACTGATGGCAATACCAAAGGGTTTCAATTTATCATACCCATCAGCATGCCACACTTGGTTTGGTCCCTCTGTGAAGTATCCTCTTCTGACAAACCTGCGCCTAGAGCGAAGTTGAACTCCAGATGGATCCAGTCTGGCAATGGTTTGCCTAACATCATCTCTTTTAACTGTCAGGTGATACTTCTGTTGCAATGTCTGCCACATGGCTCTGTAACCTAACAGCTGACCAGAGCCTCTCAGTTCCTGTGCAACAGTTGCCTGCACAGTGGCAATGGGAGTATAATTTGTCCTCCTAGTTAGGCCTGCTTCCTTTAGCCTCCTCTTTAAAGTGCTGAGATTCAtaaaaatgttgtgcttttttccAAGAAAATCTAGGATCACCTCGTATGTGTGACCGTCTGAGAAATATTTTTGGATGAGGCCTGTCTCCGTGACTTCATCCAATATGGGTCCTGGACCAGAAGGGAAAATAGAACAGGGTCATTAGGAATGCAGGGATGCAGAGACAAAACtaataagaaaaacacaaatgtatcaGTAGCAAGAAAGAATAAATCAGGTGAACTGTTTGATGCACACATATAGTATACAGTAtttagtcaatcaatcaatcaaattttatttgtatagctcatattcacaaatcacaacagCCACGGCcattgggcggctgtggctgaggggtagagtggtcgtcctccaacctgaaggtcgacAGTtagatccccagtctgacctaTCTGCATGCTGAGGTGTCCTTGGGcggtgtgtgaatgggtgaatgtaaaactgtactgttaagcttttgagtggtcatcaagactagagaagAGCTATATAATTTCAAAACCAGTTACCATAGGGCTTTACAAGGTGCGACaacctctgcccttaaccctaaacaagcataaggaaaaactacaaaaaaacttttcacagagagtcacatgtgagggatccctctcccaggatggacagaagtgctaATAGTCTGCTCAATGTATGCGCAACTTTAACATGGATTGGCATTTAACATTACTAGCATCAAAGTCTCACTGACAATGATAACCTCATCTTCAATATTACCTTCTCTACCAATGATGTAAACATACCactattgttttgtatttaagcATATTAAGCTTATATGTCAGAACACAGAAACCTAGATGCATACTTTTATCACCTGTGTGGGTTTACCAATGGTGTAAAGAGCATTTAACCACAGGCCcttttcacagcagccattttaACATGTCATTGCAGGGCAAACACATATGTACTTAATAACATTCATTATTGCCCTGTTCCATTTAGGTTGGCCTGGGAAACACTCTTAATTAACCTTTTACCTAAAAGAGGAAGGTTTAACATACAAGAAGAATAATTCCTTCACAGGCATTACTTACAAAAGTAAGTCTACATCATTCATTAACACAGTACTACATCATGCACAAAGAAGACATTTAAACTCAAATACTAGTGAAGAGCTTACCATCTTCTGCAAAAGGTGACAAAAACTCAATGTTGCTGCCACAGGAGCCACAAAAACGTCCACTACGTCCAACCAATTGGTTTCCACAATATGGACAATACATTGCCTGGAGAAAATGAAGAATGTGAATGCTAAGTGCTGTAAATTATTCTTAAACAGGGGCTGTCTTTTTAGCGCTGTTTCTTCAGGTTAACAGGAAAAGACGGCATGTTTCGAGCTCATACAATTGAGGAGGCATTCCTCCGAAAGACATGCTACTTGAGATCGTATACGTCTCGGGGGTTAACAGTATACAGTAATAAAGTgattatttatgaaaataaaccaaaaaaactTACAGTTTAGTTAACGTTCACGTAGTAGACGGACACCGGCTTTAGAAACTCCAtacagctgcagcaacaacatccgggcgtgtccatcacttttaggtgtcccctggaaacacttccgttgtgttgtggCCTCTTCTTGCTGCGCGTTTGGCTTTTTGCATCGCGTTCCGGTGTTTGCTGCGCGTTTGGCTTTTTGCAGCACGTTACGGTATTTGCATCGCGTTCCGGTGTTTGCTGCGCGTTTGGCTTTTTGCAGCACGTTACGGTATTTGCATCGCGTTCCggtatttgctgcgcgtttctctatttgcagctcGTTCCGGTATTTGCAgcgcttttctctttttgcagcGCGTtgctgtaatgtgttgtgttgtgttgtgaaattgatgaagatgtttttttactttgcaggtgttctgtcaacttacatgtgttttcttaagttgctgttcgttgagctttcagggccaccgtaactttgcctgtccttggttttaaatggacaaaaacttgatttctttgcttttgtgtcaacagtaCCCTTATATGCAccaaagtttattaaaagacgctttttttttaatgaagtatcGATCTctatgtctttattttcagtcatcgCATGCCTCGaacctcaagctaaatttaaaagctgttgctGCTAAATAGGAGCAATTGAGAATTTTTGtcattcataatccgattagtcgattaatcgtttcaataatcgaTGACTAATCGACTATCAGAatagtcgttagttgcagccctattGTCCACATCAAACTTTAGTATGAATAACAATGGTTGAATCTAAACTAATTAACAGGGAGTATAACTGAACAGTCATTCGACATTTTATAACAACCAGATTGTAAGTATTGTTCACAGTctttatgtacatatataaacaaAGGGAGGAGGgtcattaaaaataaactaaactatCTCAGAAACCTAATGTCAAATCATGCCCTGATTGACTGTCTTATTTGTCATGTCTGCTGATGCcataaagacaaagacaatTTCCACATCGTGGACAGTGACAAATTAATAACTACTAACCTAACTAAAATAACTGATTATTTTGATCATGAAGTCACCCAAATGGGCAAAAAGAGCTTCAAAGAGATCAGGGCCAGAATGACAGAATATAGTACATAACACCATTGTAAGAACAATACATTGAGGTAACTATAATTCACAAATAAACAGCTTGTGTGGAACATGATTATCAAACAGTAACATGGTTGCACATACTGTGTTTGACAAACATTTTAGATAAGCTGCCCGTCTAGACAGACTTGTCTCTAAGCCACTAATTTTATCCTTTTTAAACTCATTGAAATGCAGCTGAAATCGTGGTCTAATTGA
The Platichthys flesus chromosome 12, fPlaFle2.1, whole genome shotgun sequence DNA segment above includes these coding regions:
- the LOC133966155 gene encoding uncharacterized protein LOC133966155; its protein translation is MYCPYCGNQLVGRSGRFCGSCGSNIEFLSPFAEDGPILDEVTETGLIQKYFSDGHTYEVILDFLGKKHNIFMNLSTLKRRLKEAGLTRRTNYTPIATVQATVAQELRGSGQLLGYRAMWQTLQQKYHLTVKRDDVRQTIARLDPSGVQLRSRRRFVRRGYFTEGPNQVWHADGYDKLKPFGIAISGCIDGFSRKVMWLMSGSTNNDPGIIAQYYMQCVSEFGQLPARLRTDCGTENGTMAAMHCALRSQHTDDFAGSLSHMYGTSTANQRIESWWSFFRKQRTQFWIDVFSDLRERHLFNGSHEHKCLIRYVFLAVLQKELDEYRQLWNNHTIRPVRQSRCPSGKPEAMYHLPDRFDGRECGFPVSQEALHQFDDLLPAPRSLCGDVDLQSHFADLERQSGLALPVNWTTAVVNYISLKNMSGL